One segment of Heteronotia binoei isolate CCM8104 ecotype False Entrance Well unplaced genomic scaffold, APGP_CSIRO_Hbin_v1 ptg000890l, whole genome shotgun sequence DNA contains the following:
- the TUBGCP2 gene encoding gamma-tubulin complex component 2 — translation LLAQLTDHKETLQYLQQNAKERAELAAATTNSTTTPAAFAAPKMTVQELEELRKQLGTVTTASATQQPLEFVRKALREKQNKKNPGQPVPSFPAWVYERPALIGDFLTSSSLSTDTAVPIGSLPLASQESAVVEDLLYVLIGVDGRYITAQPLVGRENRTFLVDPNLDMSVKELVTRILPVAASYSLVTRFIEEKSSFEYGQVNHALAAAMRTLVKEYMILITQLEHLQRQGLLSLQKLWFYIQPTMRTLEILASLAASVDKGECLGGSTLSLLHDKTFNYTGDSQAQELCLYLTKAASVPYFEILEKWIYRGIINDPYSEFMVEEHELQKEKIQEDYNDKYWDQRYTIVQQQIPSFLQKIGDKILSTGKYLNVVRECGQDVTCPVAKEVIYTLKEREYVEQIEKAYNYASKVLLDFLMEEKELVARLRSIKHYFLMDQGDFYVHFMDLTEEELKKPVEDIIPTRLEALLELALRMSTANTDPFKDDLKIDLMPHDLITQLLRVLAIETKQEKAIIHAEPTELSLSGLEAFSFDYIVKWPLSLIINRKALTRYQMLFRHMFYCKHVERQLCNVWISSKAAKQYSLHSSKWFAGAFTLRQRMLNFVQNIQYYMMFEVMEPTWHILEKNLKSASNIDDVLSHHTSFLDNCLKDCMLTNPELLKIFSKMMSVCVMFTNCMQRFSHSMKLDNELGRLTVEHGTMRGPPTEQERVEESARKQLANRLLAEHADTLHLTSGFEATINKFDSNFSAHLLDLLDKLSLYSTNDCEHSMINIIYRLDFNGFYTERLEHLSAERSQKAASQAAPPPRVVLVAAAQ, via the exons CCTCTGGAGTTTGTGCGGAAGGCGCTTAGAGAGAAGCAGAACAAgaagaatcccggccagcccgtCCCGTCGTTCCCTGCCTGGGTGTATGAGAGACCAGCACTTATTGGGGATTTTCTCACCAGCTCCAGTTTGAGCACAGACACAGCGGTGCCCATAG GATCATTACCTCTGGCCTCCCAAGAGTCTGCGGTTGTGGAGGACCTCTTGTACGTGTTGATTGGTGTGGATGGCAGATACATCACTGCACAGCCCCTGGTTGGGAGAGAGAACCGCACTTTCCTTGTGGACCCTAACTTAGACATGTCCGTCAAAGAACTGGTCACCAGGATTCTTCCCGTTGCTGCAAGTTACTCCCTCGTAACAAG GTTCATAGAGGAGAAGTCCTCCTTTGAGTACGGGCAGGTGAACCACGCTCTGGCAGCCGCCATGAGGACCCTGGTGAAAGAGTACATGATCCTGATCACCCAGCTGGAGCACCTGCAGCGCCAAGGACTGCTCTCTCTCCAGAAGCTCTGGTTCTACATCCAGCCCACCATGCGGACCCTGGAGATCCTGGCCTCGCTGG ctGCTTCTGTGGACAAAGGGGAGTGCCTGGGAGGCTCGACGCTCAGCTTGCTCCACGACAAGACGTTCAACTACACAGGCGACAGCCAGGCGCAGGAGCTGTGCCTGTACCTCACCAAGGCTGCCAGCgtcccctactttgaaatcctGGAGAAGTGGATCTACAGAGGGATTATCAACGATCCTTACAG TGAGTTCATGGTAGAAGAACATGAGCTGCAGAAGgaaaagatccaggaggattaTAATGATAAATACTGGGATCAAAGATACACCATTGTTCAACAACAGATTCCCTCCTTCCTACAGAAGATCGGAGACAAAATACTTAGCACAG GGAAATATTTAAACGTCGTGCGGGAGTGTGGCCAGGATGTTACGTGTCCGGTGGCAAAAGAGGTCATCTATACTTTAAAGGAGCGGGAATATGTGGAGCAGATCGAGAAAGCCTATAACTATGCCAGCAAAGTCCTGCTCGATTTCCTGATGGAAGAAAAAGAGCTGGTGGCCCGCTTAAG GTCGATCAAGCATTACTTCCTGATGGACCAGGGTGACTTCTACGTGCATTTCATGGACCTCACAGAAGAAGAGCTGAAAAAGCCCGTGGAGGACATCATCCCCACCAGACTGGAGGCTCTGCTGGAATTAGCCTTGAGAATGAGCACAGCAAACACAGACCCATTCAAGGATGACTTAAAG ATCGATCTAATGCCGCATGACCTCATCACGCAGCTCTTGAGAGTCCTCGCCATTGAAACCAAGCAGGAAAAGGCCATTATCCATGCAGAACCCACTGAGCTTTCCCTGAGTGGCCTGGAAGCTTTCTCTTTTGATTACATTGTCAAATGGCCGCTCTCTCTGATCATCAACAG GAAGGCCTTGACCCGCTACCAAATGCTCTTCCGGCACATGTTTTACTGCAAGCACGTGGAGCGGCAGCTGTGCAACGTCTGGATCAGCAGCAAAGCAGCCAAGCAGTATTCGCTGCATTCCTCCAAGTG GTTTGCAGGTGCCTTCACTCTGCGCCAACGCATGCTCAACTTTGTGCAGAACATCCAGTACTACATGATGTTTGAAGTGATGGAGCCCACGTGGCACATCCTGGAGAAGAATCTCAAGTCG GCCTCCAACATAGATGATGTCTTGAGCCATCACACAAGCTTTCTCGACAACTGCTTGAAGGACTGCATGTTGACCAACCCGGAGCTGCTGAAGATCTTCTCCAAGATGATGTCCGTCTGTGTCATGTTCACCAACTGTATGCAG agGTTCTCCCACAGCATGAAACTGGATAATGAGCTAGGCCGTCTCACGGTGGAACATGGGACCATGCGGGGCCCACCTACTGAGCAGGAGCGTGTGGAGGAGTCTGCACGGAagcagctggccaacagg CTCCTAGCCGAGCACGCAGACACCTTGCACCTGACTTCGGGCTTCGAAGCCACCATCAACAAGTTTGACAGCAACTTCTCCGCCCACCTCCTGGACCTCCTGGACAAGCTGAGCCTTTACAGCACCAATGACTGTGAGCACAGCATGATCAACATCATCTACAG GCTGGACTTCAACGGCTTCTACACAGAGCGCTTGGAGCACCTGTCTGCCGAGCGGAGCCAGAAGGCAGCCTCCCaagcagcacctcctccccgaGTCGTCCTTGTGGCTGCTGCTCAGTGA
- the LOC132590875 gene encoding erlin-1-like produces the protein MLPFVTTQRAVQTTLQTDEVKNVPCGTSGGVVIYIDRIEVVNMLAPHAVYDIVRNFTADYDRALIFNKIHHELNQFCSGHTLQEVYIELFDQIDDNLKLALQQDLNALAPGITIQAVRVTKPKIPEVIRRNFELVETEKTKLLIAAEKQKVVEKEAETERRKAIIEAEKVAQVAKIQYQQKVMETLTGKRISELEDAAFLAREKAKADAKYYTAKQAAISNKVKLTPAYLELVKYQAIATNTKLYFGNSLPASLFLGSCAFNCVAASTAGETRLISKVRGGSTL, from the exons ATGCTGCCCTTCGTCACCACCCAGCGAGCCGTGCAG ACCACGCTGCAGACGGACGAGGTGAAGAACGTGCCTTGCGGGACCAG TGGCGGTGTTGTGATCTACATCGATCGGATTGAAGTGGTGAACATGTTGGCGCCACATGCAG TCTATGACATTGTAAGGAACTTCACTGCCGATTATGACAGGGCTCTCATCTTTAACAAGATCCACCATGAGCTCAACCAGTTTTGCAGTGGCCACACCCTCCAGGAAGTGTACATTGAACTTTTTG ATCAGATAGATGACAACCTGAAGCTAGCACTGCAGCAGGACCTGAACGCCCTGGCTCCAGGGATCACCATCCAG GCTGTGCGGGTGACAAAGCCCAAAATCCCTGAAGTCATCCGGAGAAATTTTGAACTTGT GGAAACGGAAAAGACCAAACTCTTGATAGCTGCTGAGAAGCAGAAAGTagtggagaaggaggccgagacgGAGAGGAGGAAGGCAATCATAG AAGCAGAGAAGGTGGCTCAGGTGGCCAAGATTCAGTATCAGCAGAAGGTCATGGAAACGTTGACAGGCAAGCGGATTTCTGAGCTTGAAG ATGCTGCTTTTCTAGCAAGAGAGAAGGCCAAAGCAGATGCCAAGTACTACACTGCTAAACAAGCAGCCATTTCCAACAAG GTGAAACTCACACCAGCCTACCTGGAACTGGTCAAATACCAGGCCATTGCAACCAATACCAAGCTGTATTTTGGAAACAGCCTGCCCGCCAGCTTGTTCCTGGGTTCTTGTGCCTTCAACTGCGTGGCTGCAAGCACTGCTGGGGAAACCCGGCTCATCTCAAAAGTGCGGGGGGGCAGCACCCTTTGA